Proteins encoded in a region of the Chelonoidis abingdonii isolate Lonesome George chromosome 2, CheloAbing_2.0, whole genome shotgun sequence genome:
- the LOC116833646 gene encoding uncharacterized protein LOC116833646 isoform X1, translating into MMVRFLRGLERLFPQIQAPVLQWDLNLVLSRPTGPPSEPLGSCFFSHLSWKVTFLVAVTSARRVSEIKALTSEPLYTVFYKDKVQLRPHPAFLLKVVSSFHMNQYIFLQVFCAKLHKTSEERRRHSLDVQRALAFYLEHTKPFCKSIQLFIATADKMKGHPVSSQRISNWITSWIRTPCNTSRRTLVTEKHFPASEAHPPKGLMVGSDSDHVPRNIYQTHGY; encoded by the exons ATGATGGTCAGATTCCTGAGAGGGCTGGAGAGACTCTTCCCGCAAATACAAGCTCCTGTCCTGCAGTGggatcttaacttggtcctctctaggcCTACTGGCCCTCCCTCTGAGCCACTGGGTTCCTGCTTCTTTtcccacctgtcatggaaggtcaCGTTCCTCGTGGCAGTGACATCAGCGAGACGGGTCTCTGAGATTAAAGCCTTGACTTCAGAACCTCTGTACACGGTCTTCTACAAAGATAAGGTTCAGTTGCGGCCCCACCCAGCCTTCCTGCTGAAGGTGGTTTCTTCCTTCCATATGAACCAGTACATCTTCCTCCAGGTGTTCTGTGCCAAACTGCACAAGACCAGTGAAGAAAGGCGTCGTCACTCCCTGGATGTCCagagggccttggctttttacttaGAGCATACCAAACCTTTCTGTAAATCGATTCAACTCTTCATTGCTACAGCGGATAAGATGAAGGGTCACCCGGTGTCCTCGCAGAGGATTTCCAATTGGATTACCTCGTGGATAAGGACCCcatgcaacacatctcgaagaacactggttacggaaaag CATTTCCCAGCATCTGAGGCGCATCCTCCCAAAGGCCTCATGGTGGGCAGTGACAGTGATCATG TTCCAAGAAATATCTACCAGACCCATGGATATTAA